A genomic segment from Micromonospora echinaurantiaca encodes:
- a CDS encoding ABC transporter ATP-binding protein yields the protein MSAPAVEVRDLRVRLDGAPILAGVDLTVAAGEWVTVIGPNGAGKSTLLRAVGGLLPAPGAISLFGTPSESLRRRERARVVATVAQSPVVPPGMAVLDYVLLGRTPYIPPLGRESAADLAAAYDVLDRLDLAGFHDRELATLSGGERQRVFLARALAQGATLLLLDEPTSALDIGHQQEVLELVDQLRRAHGLTVLATMHDLSVAGEYADRLVLLADGRVVASGAPREVLTERLLAEHYRASVRVVDGEHGPLVVPVRPEPRTVRAE from the coding sequence ATGAGCGCGCCCGCGGTCGAGGTGCGCGACCTGCGCGTCCGCCTGGACGGCGCGCCGATCCTGGCCGGCGTCGACCTGACCGTCGCCGCCGGCGAGTGGGTCACCGTGATCGGCCCGAACGGCGCCGGGAAGTCGACCCTGCTGCGCGCCGTCGGCGGCCTGCTGCCCGCGCCGGGCGCCATCTCCCTCTTCGGTACGCCGAGCGAGTCGCTGCGCCGCCGGGAGCGGGCCCGGGTGGTGGCCACCGTGGCCCAGTCCCCGGTCGTGCCGCCCGGCATGGCGGTGCTGGACTACGTGCTGCTCGGCCGCACCCCCTACATCCCGCCGCTGGGCCGGGAGTCCGCCGCCGACCTGGCCGCCGCGTACGACGTCCTGGACCGGCTGGACCTCGCCGGCTTCCACGACCGGGAACTGGCCACCCTCTCCGGCGGTGAGCGGCAGCGGGTCTTCCTGGCCCGGGCGCTGGCCCAGGGCGCCACCCTGCTGCTGCTCGACGAGCCGACCAGCGCGCTGGACATCGGCCACCAGCAGGAGGTGCTGGAGCTGGTCGACCAGTTGCGCCGGGCGCACGGTCTCACCGTGCTGGCCACCATGCACGACCTCTCCGTGGCCGGCGAGTACGCCGACCGGCTGGTGCTGCTCGCCGACGGCCGGGTGGTGGCCAGCGGCGCGCCCCGCGAGGTGCTCACCGAGCGGCTGCTCGCCGAGCACTACCGGGCGAGCGTGCGGGTGGTGGACGGCGAGCACGGGCCGCTGGTGGTGCCGGTGCGGCCGGAGCCGCGGACGGTCAGGGCGGAGTAG
- a CDS encoding VOC family protein has product MTDIPPGAPAWVDLVTTDLAGAARFYAPLFGWAVAGADAQPPADGHLVFHQQGRPVAGAGLGAGPQRPPAWTPYLATDDVDGVAQRVTAAGGRVLAGPSDVTGSRRTALCADPAGASFGVWQSLGLPGAEVFDVPGSLTWAELTTREWDRAKEFYRAVFGWTADDQPMGETTYTTWQLDGSPVAGMMPMIGQDWGDLPSHWMVYFAVTDADTVAAEALRLGGALAVQPTDLPRGRFAVLTDPQGAFFSILGTTPP; this is encoded by the coding sequence ATGACGGACATCCCACCGGGGGCACCCGCCTGGGTCGACCTGGTCACCACCGACCTCGCCGGCGCGGCGCGCTTCTACGCGCCGCTGTTCGGCTGGGCCGTCGCCGGGGCGGACGCGCAGCCCCCCGCCGACGGTCACCTCGTCTTCCACCAGCAGGGCAGACCGGTGGCCGGCGCCGGGCTGGGGGCGGGACCGCAGCGGCCGCCGGCCTGGACGCCGTACCTGGCGACCGACGACGTCGACGGGGTCGCCCAGCGGGTGACCGCCGCCGGTGGTCGGGTCCTGGCCGGGCCGTCCGACGTCACCGGCTCCCGGCGGACGGCGCTCTGCGCCGACCCGGCCGGGGCGTCGTTCGGGGTGTGGCAGTCGCTCGGCCTGCCGGGGGCCGAGGTGTTCGACGTACCCGGCTCGCTGACCTGGGCCGAGCTGACCACGCGGGAGTGGGACCGGGCGAAGGAGTTCTACCGGGCGGTGTTCGGCTGGACGGCGGACGACCAGCCGATGGGCGAGACCACCTACACCACCTGGCAGCTGGACGGCAGCCCGGTCGCCGGGATGATGCCGATGATCGGCCAGGACTGGGGCGATCTCCCGTCGCACTGGATGGTCTACTTCGCGGTCACCGACGCCGACACCGTCGCCGCCGAGGCGCTGCGGCTGGGCGGGGCACTCGCCGTCCAGCCGACCGACCTGCCGCGCGGCCGGTTCGCCGTGCTCACCGACCCGCAGGGGGCGTTCTTCTCGATCCTCGGTACTACTCCGCCCTGA
- a CDS encoding VOC family protein: MSTVPPGTPCWADLATPDLADARRFYPQLFGWTGRIAPEPEAGGYTVFQLDGRAVAGVGPPAIPEQVPIWSTYVATDDADLVAGRVERAGGQVVVPPFAVFDRGRMAVFADPCGAAFSVWQPMAMPGAEVLGVPGAMSWNELVTPDPDGAKVFYELVFGWHPDDQPMGSVTYTGWRLGAQIVAGMMPPLGDDFPADSPAYWSVYFAVADADAAAARAAELGGTILVPPQDIPAGRYAALRDPQGALFNVIAPAGPG, translated from the coding sequence GTGAGCACCGTGCCGCCGGGTACGCCCTGCTGGGCCGACCTGGCCACCCCGGATCTCGCCGACGCGCGGCGCTTCTACCCGCAGCTGTTCGGCTGGACGGGGCGGATCGCGCCGGAGCCCGAGGCGGGCGGCTACACCGTCTTCCAGCTCGACGGGCGGGCGGTGGCCGGGGTCGGGCCCCCGGCCATCCCGGAGCAGGTGCCGATCTGGTCGACGTACGTCGCGACCGACGACGCCGACCTGGTGGCCGGGCGGGTCGAGCGGGCCGGTGGGCAGGTGGTGGTGCCGCCGTTCGCGGTCTTCGACCGGGGGCGGATGGCGGTCTTCGCCGACCCGTGCGGTGCGGCGTTCAGCGTGTGGCAGCCGATGGCGATGCCCGGCGCCGAGGTGCTCGGCGTACCCGGCGCGATGAGCTGGAACGAACTGGTCACCCCCGACCCGGACGGCGCCAAGGTCTTCTACGAGCTGGTCTTCGGCTGGCACCCGGACGACCAGCCGATGGGTTCGGTCACCTACACCGGCTGGCGGCTCGGCGCGCAGATCGTGGCGGGGATGATGCCGCCGCTCGGCGACGATTTCCCGGCCGACTCACCCGCCTACTGGTCGGTGTACTTCGCGGTGGCCGACGCGGACGCGGCGGCCGCCCGCGCCGCCGAGCTGGGCGGCACCATCCTGGTCCCGCCCCAGGACATCCCGGCCGGCCGGTACGCCGCCCTCCGCGACCCGCAGGGCGCGCTCTTCAACGTCATCGCCCCGGCCGGCCCCGGCTGA
- a CDS encoding ABC transporter permease, whose product MQLALIHARYQLLEIVRIPVAVFGSAFFPAAAMLFFVVPFAGKDPVAATFATASMVTFSVMSANIFQYGVGVAEDRDQPWNPYTRTLPAGSAPRFAGRVLAGLALTYLSLVPVVVIGATLTEARITAPAFLLALVTVALVSVPFTLMGLAIGYSLPSKAAIVVAQVVFFPLAFGGGLLTAPDQAPAFIEAIAPYLPTRGAVELMWAAVGDYPLNPLSMAMLGVWVVVLAALAGWAYRRDEGRRFS is encoded by the coding sequence GTGCAGCTCGCCCTGATCCACGCCCGCTACCAACTGCTGGAGATCGTGCGGATCCCGGTGGCGGTGTTCGGCAGCGCGTTCTTCCCGGCCGCCGCGATGCTCTTCTTCGTGGTGCCGTTCGCCGGAAAGGACCCGGTCGCGGCCACCTTCGCGACCGCCTCGATGGTCACCTTCTCGGTGATGAGCGCCAACATCTTCCAGTACGGGGTCGGCGTCGCCGAGGACCGTGACCAGCCGTGGAACCCGTACACCCGGACCCTCCCGGCGGGGTCGGCGCCGCGCTTCGCCGGCCGGGTGCTGGCCGGCCTGGCGCTCACCTACCTGTCGCTGGTGCCGGTGGTGGTGATCGGCGCGACGCTCACCGAAGCCCGGATCACCGCGCCGGCGTTCCTGCTCGCCCTGGTCACCGTCGCGCTGGTGTCGGTGCCGTTCACGCTGATGGGGCTCGCCATCGGCTACTCGCTGCCCAGCAAGGCGGCGATCGTGGTGGCCCAGGTGGTCTTCTTCCCGCTCGCCTTCGGCGGCGGCCTGCTCACCGCCCCGGACCAGGCGCCCGCCTTCATCGAGGCGATCGCGCCGTACCTGCCGACCCGGGGCGCGGTGGAGCTGATGTGGGCGGCGGTCGGCGACTACCCGCTGAACCCGCTGTCGATGGCCATGCTCGGGGTCTGGGTGGTGGTCCTGGCGGCGCTGGCCGGGTGGGCGTACCGGCGGGACGAGGGTCGACGGTTCAGCTGA
- a CDS encoding ABC transporter ATP-binding protein → MILARAVQASRSYGDVLALDRVDLDVPAGELVGLLGPNGAGKSTLLNLLVGLRRPTSGRVELFGGDPRDPASRRQIGVTPQETGLPGTLRVGEVVDFVAAHYPDPVPRRELLDRFGLTELARRQTGGLSGGQRRRLAVALAFVGRPRLVLLDEPTTGLDVAARHTLWDAIRAFHDDGGTVLLTSHYLEEVEALAHRVVVIGQGRVLADDTVAAIRGIVGVRRVSLVADALPALPGVVRTEQVDGRTHLVTTDADQLVRDLVTAGVPFADLEVRPTSLEEAFLAITATEGERPADGGQPGAEGRPADAPAARPTTTV, encoded by the coding sequence ATGATCCTCGCCCGGGCCGTCCAGGCCAGCCGTAGCTACGGCGACGTCCTCGCCCTGGACCGGGTCGACCTCGACGTGCCCGCCGGTGAGCTGGTCGGCCTGCTCGGCCCGAACGGCGCCGGCAAGAGCACCCTGCTGAACCTGCTCGTCGGGCTGCGTCGGCCGACCTCCGGCCGGGTCGAACTCTTCGGCGGCGACCCCCGGGACCCGGCGAGCCGGCGACAGATCGGAGTCACCCCGCAGGAGACCGGCCTGCCCGGCACGCTGCGCGTCGGCGAGGTGGTCGACTTCGTCGCCGCCCACTACCCCGATCCGGTCCCGCGCCGTGAACTGCTCGACCGGTTCGGCCTGACCGAGCTGGCGCGGCGGCAGACCGGCGGCCTCTCCGGCGGGCAGCGGCGGCGGCTCGCGGTGGCGCTCGCCTTCGTCGGCCGGCCCCGGCTGGTGCTGCTGGACGAGCCGACCACCGGCCTGGACGTGGCCGCCCGGCACACCCTCTGGGACGCGATCCGGGCGTTCCACGACGACGGCGGCACAGTCCTGCTGACCAGCCACTACCTGGAGGAGGTCGAGGCGCTGGCGCACCGGGTGGTGGTGATCGGGCAGGGTCGGGTGCTCGCCGACGACACGGTGGCCGCGATCCGCGGCATCGTCGGCGTACGCCGGGTCAGCCTGGTCGCCGACGCGCTGCCCGCGCTGCCCGGCGTGGTCCGCACCGAACAGGTCGACGGGCGCACCCACCTGGTCACCACCGACGCCGACCAGTTGGTGCGGGACCTGGTCACCGCCGGGGTGCCCTTCGCCGACCTGGAGGTCCGGCCCACCTCGCTGGAGGAGGCGTTCCTCGCCATCACCGCCACCGAGGGCGAGCGGCCGGCCGACGGCGGCCAGCCCGGCGCCGAGGGCCGACCCGCCGACGCCCCGGCCGCCCGACCGACCACCACCGTCTGA
- a CDS encoding FG-GAP-like repeat-containing protein: MRGILTRNVLAAGTALVSLGLVAASSPAPAADPALAPAADAAPVPAVGERPGSGAEPRPAPHDRAASAPTTGASGARATAPSAPTGRTATAVAPRSGRADAAPADPRARFDLDGDGRDELVVAGFVTTQGATGYGIMIDYSGSDWRQYLLPPGGARLNSRFGDALAAGDLNADGYADLVVGDPMANGSAGDIWIYSGGRYGVDPAAARQVTQDTPGVPGVARGGAEFGRALAVGDLDRDGYPDLVVGAPGETVAGYSLAGTVTVLRGSAGGLTTEGAQQLNQDSPGVPGAAAGRGHFGFAVAAGDVTGDGHPDVAVGAPGIDGAGAGSLVILLPGGPTGLRPDGATSVRGEDFGIGALGETLRIADLDRDGHGDVLAGAPRSAHGELAYVRGSATGLTTQGAQVRRPAEEYVGGITAADFANSLSTGDVTGDGYPDVLVGASQRTAAGVEGAGGVVLYPGGPRGLGVAVAYHQGMATPGYRGPAEQPEQGDWFGSAVAVLDLDGTGPLEIVVGAQYENTAGLLTELAVGKAPVRSGPVPPGGSAPAVSPWLLYPVQQWYWNDLSSSPSNRIMYAGRQLLG; encoded by the coding sequence GTGCGGGGGATCCTGACCAGGAACGTGTTGGCGGCCGGAACGGCCCTGGTGAGTCTCGGACTGGTCGCGGCCTCGTCGCCCGCGCCGGCCGCCGACCCGGCGCTCGCGCCGGCCGCCGACGCGGCACCCGTACCGGCGGTGGGCGAGCGGCCCGGATCCGGCGCCGAGCCCCGGCCGGCGCCCCACGACCGCGCGGCCTCGGCGCCCACCACCGGCGCGTCGGGTGCCCGCGCCACCGCGCCGTCAGCCCCGACCGGACGTACGGCCACCGCAGTGGCGCCCCGCTCCGGGCGGGCCGACGCGGCGCCGGCGGACCCGCGGGCCCGGTTCGACCTCGACGGCGACGGCCGCGACGAGCTGGTGGTGGCGGGTTTCGTCACCACCCAGGGCGCCACCGGCTACGGAATCATGATCGACTACTCCGGCTCAGACTGGCGCCAGTACCTCCTCCCGCCCGGTGGGGCGCGCCTGAACTCCCGGTTCGGCGACGCGCTGGCGGCCGGCGACCTGAACGCCGACGGCTACGCCGATCTGGTCGTCGGCGACCCGATGGCGAACGGCTCGGCCGGCGACATCTGGATCTACTCCGGCGGCCGGTACGGCGTCGATCCGGCTGCGGCCCGGCAGGTCACTCAGGACACGCCGGGAGTTCCCGGCGTCGCGCGGGGCGGCGCCGAGTTCGGCCGCGCGCTGGCCGTCGGTGACCTCGACCGCGACGGGTACCCGGACCTGGTGGTCGGCGCGCCGGGCGAGACGGTGGCCGGTTACTCGCTGGCCGGAACGGTGACCGTGCTGCGGGGCAGCGCCGGTGGACTCACCACCGAGGGCGCCCAGCAGCTCAACCAGGACTCGCCGGGCGTCCCCGGAGCGGCAGCCGGGCGGGGCCACTTCGGCTTCGCCGTCGCCGCCGGGGACGTGACCGGCGACGGCCATCCGGACGTGGCGGTCGGCGCGCCGGGCATCGACGGCGCCGGCGCGGGCAGCCTGGTCATCCTGCTGCCCGGCGGCCCGACCGGCCTCCGCCCCGACGGGGCGACGAGCGTCAGGGGCGAGGACTTCGGGATCGGCGCCCTCGGCGAGACCCTCCGGATCGCCGACCTGGACCGGGACGGCCACGGTGACGTGCTGGCCGGAGCGCCCCGCTCCGCCCACGGTGAGTTGGCCTACGTCCGCGGCTCGGCGACCGGGCTGACCACGCAGGGCGCGCAGGTACGCCGGCCGGCCGAGGAGTACGTCGGTGGCATCACCGCCGCCGACTTCGCCAACTCGCTCTCCACGGGTGACGTGACCGGCGACGGCTACCCGGACGTGCTGGTCGGCGCGTCGCAGCGCACCGCCGCCGGGGTGGAGGGGGCCGGCGGGGTGGTGCTCTACCCGGGCGGGCCGCGCGGGCTGGGCGTCGCGGTGGCGTACCACCAGGGCATGGCGACGCCCGGTTACCGGGGCCCGGCGGAGCAGCCGGAGCAGGGCGACTGGTTCGGCAGCGCGGTGGCCGTCCTCGACCTCGACGGCACCGGCCCGCTGGAGATCGTCGTCGGCGCGCAATACGAGAACACCGCCGGCCTGCTGACCGAACTCGCGGTGGGGAAGGCCCCCGTCCGTTCCGGCCCGGTCCCGCCGGGTGGCTCGGCCCCCGCCGTCTCGCCCTGGCTCCTCTACCCGGTGCAGCAGTGGTACTGGAATGACCTGTCGAGCTCGCCGAGCAACCGGATCATGTACGCCGGCCGGCAGTTGCTGGGCTGA
- a CDS encoding HelD family protein, translating to MTALDLDLDTDLAAEREHLAASRAALKRMRERAEALFATGDQVAGDAYAAETLGRTLARRVAELADDPSTPLFFGRLDFAGDTAPATEPGGEGDLDHAGRRYHVGRRHVTDERGEPLVLDWRAPVSRAFYRASARDPQGLAVRRRFGFNNGALTSFEDEHLDRGEELGTASRILTAEIERPRVGPMRDIVATIQPEQDELVRAELADSICVQGAPGTGKTAVGLHRAAYLLYLHRERLRRAGVLIVGPNRAFLAYIAAVLPALGEVEVAQATVEDLLDRVPVRAVDDPAAAVVKHDAGMAELLRRAVHAHIGEPTEPITVSDGSYRWRIGLEPLHRVVQETRRENLPYAVGRDRVRARVVSLLQRQAEARRAESPSDAWLRRMGRCRPVVDFLDAVWPALTPEGLVHALFADPARLAAVAEGLLTPAEQALLTWAKPARTAKAVKWTAADAVLIDEAAGLIERPAGFGHVVVDEAQDLSPMQCRVIARRSEHGSITLLGDLAQGTAPWAATDWRQSLAHLGKPEATVVPLTIGFRVPAAVVAFANRLLPALAVDVPPAESLRRDGALDVRTVGDLPAATVAEVRAALAHEGSIAVIAADDAVDGLRAALAAAGVEAATADDPAAGARVTVVPATLVKGLEYDHVIVVEPAAIVAAEQRGLHRLYVVLTRAVSRLSVLHHAPLPAELR from the coding sequence GCCCGCCGGGTCGCCGAACTCGCCGACGACCCGTCCACGCCGCTCTTCTTCGGCCGCCTCGACTTCGCCGGCGACACCGCCCCGGCCACCGAACCCGGCGGCGAGGGGGACCTGGACCACGCCGGGCGCCGGTACCACGTGGGCCGGCGGCACGTGACCGACGAGCGGGGGGAGCCGCTGGTGCTGGACTGGCGGGCCCCGGTCTCCCGGGCGTTCTACCGGGCCAGCGCGCGGGATCCGCAGGGCCTGGCGGTCCGGCGCCGGTTCGGCTTCAACAACGGCGCGCTGACCAGCTTCGAGGACGAACACCTGGACCGGGGCGAGGAGCTCGGCACGGCCAGCCGGATCCTGACCGCCGAGATCGAGCGGCCCCGGGTCGGGCCGATGCGCGACATCGTGGCCACCATCCAGCCCGAGCAGGACGAACTGGTCCGGGCCGAACTGGCCGACTCGATCTGCGTACAGGGGGCGCCGGGCACCGGAAAGACCGCCGTCGGCCTGCACCGGGCCGCGTACCTGCTCTACCTGCACCGGGAACGGCTGCGCCGGGCCGGCGTGCTGATCGTCGGGCCGAACCGGGCGTTCCTGGCGTACATCGCGGCGGTGCTGCCGGCGCTCGGCGAGGTCGAGGTCGCCCAGGCCACCGTGGAGGACCTGCTCGACCGGGTGCCGGTGCGGGCGGTCGACGACCCGGCGGCCGCGGTCGTCAAGCACGACGCAGGGATGGCCGAGCTGCTCCGCCGGGCGGTGCACGCGCACATCGGCGAGCCGACCGAACCGATCACCGTCTCCGACGGCTCGTACCGGTGGCGGATCGGCCTGGAGCCGCTGCACCGGGTGGTGCAGGAGACCCGCCGGGAGAATTTGCCGTACGCGGTCGGCCGGGATCGGGTCCGGGCCCGGGTGGTCAGCCTGCTGCAACGCCAGGCCGAGGCGCGGCGGGCCGAGTCGCCGAGCGACGCCTGGCTGCGGCGGATGGGCCGCTGCCGGCCGGTCGTCGACTTCCTCGACGCGGTCTGGCCGGCGCTCACCCCGGAAGGGCTGGTACACGCCCTGTTCGCCGACCCGGCCCGGCTGGCGGCGGTGGCCGAGGGCCTGCTCACCCCGGCCGAGCAGGCGTTGCTGACCTGGGCGAAGCCGGCGCGCACCGCCAAGGCCGTGAAGTGGACGGCCGCCGACGCGGTGCTCATCGACGAGGCGGCCGGGCTGATCGAGCGCCCGGCCGGCTTCGGGCACGTGGTGGTCGACGAGGCGCAGGACCTCTCGCCGATGCAGTGCCGGGTGATCGCCCGGCGCAGCGAACACGGGTCGATCACCCTGCTCGGGGACCTCGCCCAGGGCACCGCGCCGTGGGCCGCCACCGACTGGCGCCAGTCCCTCGCCCACCTAGGCAAGCCGGAGGCCACGGTGGTCCCGCTGACGATCGGCTTCCGGGTGCCCGCCGCCGTGGTCGCGTTCGCCAACCGGCTGCTGCCGGCGCTCGCCGTCGACGTGCCGCCGGCGGAGTCGCTGCGCCGCGACGGCGCGCTGGACGTGCGTACCGTCGGCGATCTCCCGGCCGCGACGGTGGCCGAGGTGCGGGCGGCGCTGGCGCACGAGGGCTCGATCGCGGTGATCGCCGCGGACGACGCGGTCGACGGGCTGCGCGCGGCGCTGGCCGCCGCCGGGGTCGAGGCGGCCACGGCCGACGACCCGGCCGCCGGGGCGCGGGTCACCGTCGTGCCGGCGACGCTGGTGAAGGGCCTGGAGTACGACCACGTCATCGTCGTCGAACCGGCCGCCATCGTGGCCGCCGAGCAGCGCGGCCTGCACCGGCTCTACGTGGTGCTCACCCGGGCGGTGTCCCGGCTGTCGGTGCTACACCACGCGCCGCTCCCCGCCGAGCTCAGGTGA